The DNA region CCAGATGCCAGAGGAGGAATGTCACACCTTTTGACAAACCAAACCAGGATTATGTGTCAGTATGGTGAAACGTAAACCCTCTCAGtcatgaaatatataaaatgtaAGAGATTAGATTCAGCAACCAGCCTAAGGTAAACTGTCTCTGCAGCTTTACCTTATGTGACCTGTCTGCAAAGGCAGTTGTGCTGTCACCTTAAATCCCCCACAAAACCACTCAGCGTGAACAAAGGTCCAGCTCACCTGCTGTAGCTCACTGCATGTGAGGGGAGGAAACAGTGTCAGTCTGTATATTTGACAGTAATATCCCATAATGCGGCTGTTACAGCTGTAAAATGGTTTCTGCCAAAGTACAGAGTAGTGATATTGATCACCAAGAACAGCTCAGCAAGAGAAACATAGCAGGAGTGTCAGTTTAGACACCAGCTTTTTGTTTCTGAACCCAAAAGGAAGGGAGGAAATATCCCACTGAGGGCATGATTGCCAATCAGGGTCAGAATTGTGTTTTAGAATAGATGCTGGGATTCAGTAGGAGGTAAGCTGACACAGGAAGATACTTCCCCTGAGACACTGCTCTAATAATAACACAGATCATttatcttgtgtgtgtgtgttcacacattcacacatctCACCCTCCAGAGCTCCATGCAGAAAACTGGGTGCGTCAGCATCCCAGCGAGGGTGCCGAGGAGTCAGCCCAGTGTCAGGAGGCGCCTGCTGGGGAGGACGACAGCGACACAGACTTCACCTATGGAGAGGTGGAACAACGGCTGGACATGCTGCAGCAGCACCTCAACAGGTGCGCGGGGGCCAGAGGGGTGGAGAGGACTGTAAAACAGCATGTTGGTCATGTCAAACCACAACATTTCACATGAAGCTGTCATGCTGTCAGGAACACACCACAATCTCAAAGGGAATTAAAATCAATAATATCAAAAGAGATTCAGTgtcaaataaaattaaactcATCGTGGTAGTTACtattttcttactttttatGCAAAATATATTCTTTTCGGACACGAGGTGTTTGACCTCTGGAGAACTGAAGACACCTCAAGGATCATACTCGACTAGATTTCCTGTAATaggttttccttttctttttcatcaccTTCTTTCACAGCGCACGGTATGAGTCTCATAATTCTGCCTATAAATGGCTGAAAACTCAGCCGGAGACATGTGAGGCCGAACGCCCGCTGCAGTGCACTGATACAGATGAGGGGGAGGCAGACAGTGAGCGGCTGTCTATTTATAGCTCTCCGCCACGAGGTGCAGACACATTGCAAAGACTTTTGACGTCACCCTGGGAGGTTTGCGATTTGGTGGTGCACTTGCATGTTTTAGGAAGTTTGAATGTATTCAGACATAACCTTTTCGACTTGATAGATTCAATTAGAAAAAGCGCTTTCGAGTTGTTTAGGTATTCTGCACTGGAATACCTTTGGCTTCTCTGTGGAGATGCCGATAAGTCACCACAAACAACCGCTTACGCAGTTATGCGTGAGTGTGTTCCTGATGCAGTACGGCAGGTAGGGCCATCATTAAAGCAGTGCATCTTAGACTCACCAAATCTCCTTCTACAAGCACAGATGGAATTCAGCTGTATGCCAGGTAGTCTCTGCTTGCTCCGTTTCTGCTTTTTCTTTGCTTGGGCTTATATATGTGAGGAAAAAAGACAAGGAAAGATGATTCACCCTGTCAAACAGTCCATGTCTTGATGTAGATTCTGTTGCTCCATTAGATGATGACGCACAGTGCAGGCGCCGTTTGACCATACAGAAACTTCATAAACATATCATAAAACTTGCTCATTTCGCATGATTCAACAAAGAATTGCAGGTTATTTTTTATAATGTAAGTGCAGTTGTCCTTATATCTGTCCTAATATCAGATCCAGGGGCAGACAGGAGAAGTGGACTTTTACTGGACTTTTGATTCACTCCTTTATCAGGCATCAGAATTCTTCGTCATCCTGGTGGATTTTCATTTCAGAGGCACAAAGCTCCCACAACACTTCACTAACTGTATGCCACAGCGTGGATGTGGTTGGAAGTTTTGAGTCTCCCCCTAGTGGTATATGTTAACACTGACACCCAGCCACCACGATAATCACGGAGAATCCATCCATCCGCGCATTCTGCACTCTCATATCATTTACaatcagtggcggctcctgacattttttttaggtagtgcaatttccagtctgtgaaagctgcatcagagtgggCTGTGCGatgctgaaccgattgcaccgATGCAAACCTGTTGTgctcccacacaggaaataaaatgtccaatcatccagaaactccttgtcttccttaaataaacacaacgcagagtcgaggggttatttggtcttccaaataaccaaagtgactgcaatttcccccgttatgtccataagtaccataaaagtccataggactgaggtatatttgtctaggtagcataacttattgtaataattttaaataattttttgttattttttgcataatttgccaatcagttaatattacaccttaaccattatttatttattttcctcatattgttccaggattctatgaaataagtaaacacataagcccttaatgataagattaattaaattttcattctaaagaatgtaattaaaatgacaacatataaatccaagtcaagtgtttattgaagttatggaaaatatgacttagaaaagtataaccagttgtcaaacatggttaagtgcagcttacttatgtgagacttctctcttttttaaatataatactgcaccattaacaatgaatgtgtcattatacattctgctatcattgtcaacattatataaaagatttaaatcattacaagtcaatgattgagcacaaaaggttaagttatttagctacatcaaatactacctggaaaaatagcagggttggtggagccctgggtttcatctttgcctcgcaaggcgagcccgaaaatcctgcaaaattcttccaaacttccttctccgcattagtacgacgactaaagggtacttctgtcagaaatactaccgtattgttgcactcgacactcgccatcttcttcatagaatgttttttttttttttctttattgaaaaccacaatgttacaacaacaagtagaatgttcatggtcccgcgcaacagacatatgatgacgaaagcacgttgtgcatcgtttgtgcgagcacataaaccctcatagaaaatgcattgggagcaggatttttgaaaaaaaccgaggtcccattcatgtcaatgggagcttcctggtgcaaattctaccctgacagaaatcgcacaaaatgggcgtagcaacaccaggcgcgaccttaatctgattggacaatgacatatacaaccagtttgcctacagtagatcagtcccaCTTTAGcaactagataaaaaaaaaaaaaaaaaaactccgtgtttggtagtgcgtcgcacaaatcgcccctatggaggagccgccactgtcAATTCCTTTATCGATTTACTTCAACTCTATTCCCTAACAACAGCCGAGGGAAAAACGATGTAACTCATCATATTTAGTAAAGGTCTAGCAGTAAGGCAAATGTTCTCCTTGATAGTGATAAGAAGTGAGAAATTACTGGCTGAAAATAGATCACTGCAGCTGGAAAAGAAATGGTGCACAAGTACAGCGGAGACCCTACAAGGAAGTGGAAATTACACAAACACTAAATAACCTGGTGATAAACTGCACTGATCTGACGCTGATGATATCACAGCAGGAGCTTTGGAATTTAATGGGAGCACTTTAATAGTCGGGTTATGTTCGGCTTCGTTTAGGCCTTTAATTGTCGTCACAACTGTTCCCGCACCAGTAAGCAATTACGGCCTGACCTATTGTAAAGAACAGATGTGTTCTTGTTACGAAGGGTTAGTCTAATGTGAGGGCTCATTTACAAATCTGACTGATGTGTTGGGAACTACCATGCAGTCGCCCATCACCTGTTTGTCATCAGTATGGAAATCAGTATTGATTAAAGAAACGTGAGCATCCAGACAATCGAGGTTATGACTTTGAGGAAGTtaacttttgtttaatttgtctTCCTTATTTGAATCCTTCACATATGTGGTTTTCAACCAAAATTTGACTGCtccccatgtttttttttttgtttgtttttttttctttattaatttcatttttttttttatgcatctgTCAGGCTAGAGTCCCAGATGACTGGAGACATCCAGACCatcctgcagctcctccagagGCAGACTGTAACCGGTCCCCCCGCCTACAGCACCGTCACCTCCAGTCCTGAGTACCAGGGCCCAGCCATCAAGATCCAGCCAGTGTCTGCTCTCCACACAGATCTCAGCCTCAAGCCAGCTCCACCTCAGCCACAGGTACACCGACAACTATTTTTCACTGCAGACAATAAAGATGATCATCCAAAATGGTGTCAAACCATAATTAATTTGAGTTTCATGTCTTTTAATAACAAACATTGACCTGATATGAACCTCAATTCTTCTTCTGTGCAATGTGTACAATTAATAGGAATGGCTCATTCTCAGCCACATAATCCAGGCTGTGTGTATCTTCCACAGGTCCCAGGCTCAGAGGGCTCTCCTATCAAATCCAAAGAAACCTCCCCAGTTCTTGTCCACACAGAGACGCCTCCAGAGGGGAACTTTGCAGGACTGCTTGAAAGTGAGTCCAACTCGGAGCAGAGACACACAGTTAACAACGAGGATTCGGCAGAGCTGCACAAGCAACCAACACTGAGGTTCCCATCAGGTCGACAAGCCTCTCTACCCGACGTTCCCAACAGCTCAGGGATGTTGGGACTCCACCGGCCAGTGTCTGACCCTGGGATTCCAGGAAAGTAGGCCCCACCCCCAACCCTTCTGCAATGACTGAAGGTCTTCTCTCAAGCTTGACTCAGGGTCTAAGAAAGAGACTGAATATGCAAAGGATAAAAACTATAGACTTTCTTCCATTCCTTTTGAGAACATCTACCAGTCCCAACCCTCCCTAAGCTCTGATTTAGATGTATAAAGTCCATTTATACTGAGGTATTTCTACACTATATTAGTAACATATGTAAAGTCATCTAGATCGTGTACATAGTTCCAATAGAACACTGCCAGCAACACGGGGCACCTCATGTGCTTTTTCTGAAAGATATGCATGATTTTTGTTCTCATGTCCTCTGTTGCATgttcttcacacacacacaccgcaaCTCACAAGGCATTACGGTGTGATCGGCATGCTCACAGACTACCTGTAGCTATCGAGGCTCTGTTTTCTACAGCTCTGGCCTCTAAATAGGGAAGAAAGCTACTTGAAGCCCTCTTCGAGGCTTTTCTATTTCCCTCTACTGCTTTTTCAGCAGCTCCCAAAAAGCAACTATCAACGCTGTCACAAGCTCATGAGGAGATCCACCTGTGTGTTTCATCTGGCTACCGTCCGCAAACATTTCCACAACAGACGGAAAAACCACTTCTTATTAAGCTTAAGATACAAGACAAAGTCTAATAGCACGTGAAGAGGTTGTGTGGACGTCACATAGCACACCGACTACTTTTGTAGGCCTTTGAAAGCAATAATGATGGGCCAGTGCTGGAAACACACTGGATCTTGGTATATTCGTAGAGTTAAAAATGTTCTGGAAATATCTCAATATAACCTGAACAAAGTTAACCAGCAGCTCTTAACTGCCCTTATGTTGTGGATTCATTTGCTTGGAAAGATCAAACTCATTTCACTTAACCACACTATATGTGAAAGACACAAAATAATAGTAGAAAACAGATTTTGTAGTTTTAAGATATGAGACTGCCACGTATAAATTCCATTTTAACTACCTAAATCCCAATATTGTCAAACTGGAACTTGGCTACTGCTAAGGACATTTGTATCTAAGCTGTTTGCACAATGGGGTTTTTTCGGTTGTTTTTCGCTAGTTTCGTGTGGCTTGTAGAAATGAGAATCtgatgggcaaaaaaaaaaaaaacggatttCGTCTTTGTGGTTGAATTTGTTTTCATCCAACAACGAACTCGCCTCCTGAAGGTTTGTTTGGTCTTTGAGTTTACTGGAGCTGCATCAGATACGTGCATCTTGGATTTCACCTGGCACTCTGCGCTTGTTGGTCAATGAGTCTCAGTGCTTAGAACGCTCTGCTCTCTGTTAATAAACAACAGACCGCACTGGTCTCCGGACTAGAAGTTATCATGAAAGGAATAGTGCGCAACTATAACTGACATCCAGCTGTCAAGATGGAGATGGCAACCATCTCAAATGTTGCCCATTCACTATTTAGCAACAAAGTTCATCTATATCAGGATGTTTAACTACTTGTCAAGGAGAAAACAGGCAAATTTGGTGTCACACCGTTGACCTTTTGTTTAAATTCAAGGAAAAGCCATCACCTGACCCTTAAATCGCTTTGCCTGGTCTCTTTGACATGCTCGTTTTATAGTGCTGCCCCCTGTATTTGCCTTACATAACAAGTAAGTAAGTAACTTTAAAAACTTCGACTCAAAGTCGATGGACACACTTTTCCTCCAACCCATCACATTTTCTCTCGTTCTTTCAAGAAAACACTATTTTTGTTTCGCGGAAGGACATTTTGCCATCGCTGTCACAGAAGGAGAAAAGCCACCAAAACTGTCTCGACGTGAAAGTCCTTATTTTCGGTTCAATTCGACTGCTGAACAAGAAACAACAATCCTGAGCCTTCTTCACAGCTGGAGGGAACTGCTGGGGTTGATGGTTTTGCTCTGTTGCATGCTTTACTGGAGGTCTTCCATTATATTTCTAAACTGTACAGCTTCCTTTGTATAGAATAATCACAGACAAAGCATcataggaaaaaaacaaaatgaaacgaGAGACGGCGGCACGCGTCTTAGGCTGAGGACACAGCTCAGCCTTCACCAGCCTTAGCTTTATTCACCTGCTCTAGCCTTTATAAGCCACATCAGACCAATGCAACCTAACGGTCTTCTCCGccgtcacacacacacgtgacTCCGTTCAACCATTTTAGAGTGAATTGCATGTCGGAAAATGAAGTAGTTCTTTTAGTTTCCTAACCACATAGACACCAATACAAGTTCACGTATTGCATGGAGACTGCACTTGGCTTTATCATCAaaatcagctgtgtgacatAAATTGATATATAACCGTCCACGGAAAATTTGAAATGACAGTTAGACCTATTTTtctaaaaaggaaaatatttgATTTGCCATTATTTTTCTATGCATCTTATTCCTTTtccttatttttaatttaagccTGCTGTTTGAATGCTGTGGACTGCTCTTGGGATGACGATGGGTGCAATGCATAGCCTCTCAATGTAGCAAGCAGGGCGCGAGACGGGCAACACTGCATGTTGTCACGTAGATTGTCTGCCGTTTGAATAGTTTGTCCCCGTTTGATATTGCACATTGATTTTCATATCATTTTAGCAGAGTTTCTACATGGACTTTCCCTCCAGACTTTTTCCGCATGTTGAAACAGGCGAGTGGCATTCCAACACCGGAATTCTCTGTAAAGGAAGCCTGGGTTTTTTTCTCCTAAACACGTGGAGATGAAGTGGTTGGTAAGAAGTCTATTTGATTTCTTGAAAAACTGAGAAGTGGGAGAAATCCCGAGAGATTCCAGGATTAACATGGGTGAGAATATTCGAATATTTCCAACAGAACGCCGGCTCCTTCCTCTGAGCGATAAGCTGACTTACTTTAGCTGTAGAACAAAAGTTGCTAAAGTCTAAACTCGACACGTCCAGCACCCGAAGGGTCGTCTGCTGAACTTTTCATGAGATTTGCACACTTTTGCACAGAGATGAGCAAACTTGCTGTACTGGATTCTAAATGTCACTTTTTAAATCTAGCGCTGTTCACAAttgtttttatgcattttttttttttttaacgtttgCCACTGTATTTTATACAACGCAACAACACTTCAAAACAGCTAATTTGAATGTTTCTGTTCTTAACtatatttaaagaaataaaagtatATTGTGTAAATAGAACGAGGAGCAATGCGCAGTTGTACAAATGAATAAACAGAAAgcatactgattaaaaaaaaaaagcctttattgtgagttaaaaaaagaaaacccaacATGATTTTCCTGCCACATTTGGGAGGAGGGGGCGTAAAAGTGGAAAAACTGTGTTTGAGCTGGAACgttaagaaagaagaagaagaaaatctttACAAGCGCAAAAGAAGAAAATTCTGTGACATTTCATTCACATGTAAGTATCGTTAAGAACTAGTAGAAATTTACAGCTCAGTCACTTTGGCTTGTTAGGAAGTTGGACATGAAGCCACTGCAAAAAAGGCCTGTTCCACATGTTATTAAACAGACGTGGGCCTCACACTGAAGCCAACTTCTGTCAAAAAGTAAAGGTAAAAGAAAATCATGAAATCTGTAAATGTTACTGCATTCAATTTTGACTTAAAATGCTGAGGTACATTTTATTTGATATAAAAATACAGTTTGATTGTAATGGCACTGAAGTTGGGAGTACACAGATCTGAACATCCTTTATCTTCCGGTTTACCATGTACGCTCCAAAATGGCCGCCCTGCAAAGACCGCTCGTAGATCATTTCTTCACACTAAAACACTCTTCTTTTAAACATCTTTTGACACTTTTTCCACGTGACAAGATCAttctttttaaatcattcaGGCATTTCATGGGACGTGTGATATCTGTGACTTTATATTACGAAAAGAAatcataaatgttaaaaaataaacaaaaacagtaaaaagtCAAACATTTCCCTCTAATACATCCTGTTCGTATATGTGCACCTGATTAATATTCAGCATGGCTCATGAAATATAAGACAAAAACGTTACAATAAGCATTATAAGCATGTTTACTGTCACTCTAACATACTGGCCTCCCTTTGCATTACTGTGAGGTCACCGACTGGCACGAGCGCCCTGACCTCTTATTGCGGGACAGACGGCAGCACTTAGAGGGCCATAGTGCACAGGATAAACTGTTGGCAAAAGGGAAAGAGAGACATGTGCAGAAAGAAAGTGTGAACCACCAATTAACCACAGAGACTCAACAGCAAGCATTGTACTTGGAACCTTTCGCATGCTGGCCAAGTCAAAGTACTGCACACGCACAGCTTAAAATACTGTCTGCACGGTGAAAAACACAGTGAGGAAGAACATCTTTTAAACCGAGTCGTGCCGAGGCAGCAAAAACAAAAGCCCACAACCAGTTTGTCTGTGCTAAAGCATCTTTCATGATAActaacagacaaaaacaaatgttgagGAACATTAGATCATTTGTTGCATTTGTTACAAATATTAAAAGGGGGGGCGGAAAGGACTCACATCATCGTATGGGAAGTTGACGGATCCCTGCTGCATGGTATCTCTCCGTCTGAAAGTCTCTGCAACAGAAAGAGCAACAAAGAGTGTAGAAAGTGCCTCAAGAACTCCCGGCGCTTCACATAACGGTGCTTGAGGAAAGTTGTAATGGCACGCTTTCAGTCCCCATTAAAAGCGCGTGGGTGGCTGCTTGCCGAACATGTCATATCTCGGTGTTCGCGTTCGTACCTGTGAGACCACGCAGTCTGACACAGCAGGCCACATAGTCATCAAAGAAGATCCTGCCTCCTTTGTTGTAGCGCTTTATGATTGCGTTCAGGGCCTGGGGGCTGATGCGATAGCCTGTCACAGCAgagtaaaaacataaaaactcaGCATGAGGCCCTGTTGCTACAGCGTTTCTGACAGACAACTGTTAaactgaggtaaaaaaaaaaaaaaaaaaagagcatatcAATGGGGCTGTAAAGGCCTGAAAATATCTCCATGAGTGAATTTACTACTAGAAATTCTCATAACCATCCTGTGGCTATTGGAACACCAAGAAAGCtaaattaataaagtatttcttTGCATGTTTGACTTGACTAATCTGCAATTTGTAGGTTAATCCGTTACAGCTGACTACAGATGTCCTATTCCTATGCATTTGAGCACATTCCAGAAACTCGGCCTAATTTCTTCCATCAGCTTCAGGTCAGAATTTTTTGGCCCATACCACATTAAATGCATGTTGCAAGTTTTCTAAATGATACCTTTACAGGCTGCATGTGAGACAAAATGGCACTCCGCACAACAGATTGCTTACCACAGATTTAATTAACCGATAAAATGGCaaaagaaggaaagagaaggcAACTTATGTCCCTGTGTTGCAAGCACGTTGAAAATGTTGGTGGTGATCCATCTAAATATCAGACTTAAGTGTAAATGGAAAATGAGGAGTGACAGAAGTTCACCCCCACAGCACTACAGCAATAAATGGAAGATAACCCAGCACATTAACTTGTGACTGACTGCTATTAAGTCTAATTAAGAGTCATTAAACATTGCAGTTGCCATTAGATGGGTTATCAGGAGCCATTAGACATCCATCATGATGAAAAGTTACGACTCTCACCCATAGAGCTGATTGCCTGACTCATCTCGTGAGGTTCGACTGTTCCGCTCCGGTCCTGGTCAAACATCATGAAGTTCTGCTTCCAGCCGTTCAGAGCGGCGAACAGCTCCTTGAACTCATTGAAACCCATCTTCCCAGTTAAGTCCCTCTGGTGACAGTCGAGTTAAGCTTTCATAAACTCTGATAAAAGGCAAGCTGCTGGTTCACCTGGTTTAAGGGAGAGCCACACCTTTGTTTCAGCCCAGAGTGTGAATAGAAAGGTATGAGTCGGACATGCTGACCGGCCCATTGTGGCATTTAAAACTTCAACCTTCACCCGATTTCCACTTCTGAGCTCCACAGAGAGGCTCTCTTTGACACAGGAAGCACAAAAAGGATACATCGAGCATTGCAATCATGatcctgcacgtctccaggctGAAGGCTggaaagacaagaaaaaaaaacacatcgaGATCACCATTTAATTTCCATTATGAAGGCAAATTCTCGCAAAAACCCTGCTTTTAAAACCAAGGtcatattcatttaaaaaaaaaa from Odontesthes bonariensis isolate fOdoBon6 chromosome 11, fOdoBon6.hap1, whole genome shotgun sequence includes:
- the LOC142391698 gene encoding sorcin-like; translation: MAYPGYGGYGGPMPGMPAQGMPPQGMPGGHMGGHMPGHMGVHMGGAPPQGGYSPYGGSYSGAFGAPAPAANDPMWGYFTAIAGQDGEIDAEELQRCLTQAGFTGSYTPFSLETCRIMIAMLDRDLTGKMGFNEFKELFAALNGWKQNFMMFDQDRSGTVEPHEMSQAISSMGYRISPQALNAIIKRYNKGGRIFFDDYVACCVRLRGLTETFRRRDTMQQGSVNFPYDDFILCTMAL